The window cCTAGAACCAAATGATTATCAAGCCCGTCCTAAACAAACTCAATGAACAATTTATCAGTAAACAGCTAAGTTTTGTacttaaaatcatatttcagATCCATCAGAACAAAATATCTTTAAGAATAATAGACCAAACATACCTTGTAAAGAATCCACTGTGGCTGGCCGCCAGGAGATGGATAGTAACAAAGAGGAAACTCACTACAAAAAGCCACCCTTTTTGTGGATATGTAAAGAGTCCCATTCACAGGTCCAGAGGAAGTGGACAGATAGCAAGCAAAGGAGTCCAAGTATTTTTCTCCATCAACGAAGCTAAACGTCTGCTGGAATACTTTTTTATAGCCACCTTCAGTGAGTAACTTCGTCCATTGATGAAGCCTGGCTATGGCCGCATCAGTGACACTAGAGCTAAGTTTCACTGTTGGGAAAAGCATATATTGCAGTGCCGGTTAGACACGAAGAAACCCGTGAGTATATCAAACAGGTATACAAATCCAGGgtccaaatttcataattctAGAAAGGACTAAAAGGAACAAAGAAAATCCTTGCCAATAAAAGTTGGTtcagttttaacttttaacaaTACATGTCATTTGCTATTTGAAGTTGCCAATTAAATTACTAAATATAATGATTATTTGGAATCAATGATGAAGAAGCGGAGGAACACTGAACATAGTGGCTCTCTTGGGAGCCAAGGCGATTGCTCATGGTGAAGATTGTGTCCATAACGATTGGAGTCTAATCCTTCTTATGCTTCATTGTGACGAAATGGGTCTAATCAGAACTGGGAATCAAACAGGAGGAATCAAAACACTGTgaagatgaaagaagaaagaacccATGGAATGAAATAAACAATGGGTTTTTTGGGGAATACGGTGAGGTCACAAAGAATTGGAATTGCCAAAAATAGTCCATTTTTTAAGGAGCTGTGGGGTTGGGAATTATATGATGATGATAGAAAGCCTGCGATTATTGGTCTAACAAGAAAATCACTTAGAGAAAGGTTGGATTGAGTGATAATAAGTGATGGAGTCATGGTTGAAATTACTTAGAGAAAGGTTGGATTGAGTGATAATAAGTGATGGAGTCATGGTTGAGGAATCAGAAACAGGGGAAAGAAAACATGGTTAATGACAGCATTAGTCATCAAAATGGGGGGatgatattttagtttgtgcATGGATAGCAAATTCATGAGCGACCAATTCAAAATGTTTCTGCTTTAGTGATCTAAATAAGTGTAAGATATGATCTTCGTATCTGTCGAAACTTATCAACTTTTATGAAACTTCGACGGTGAAAGTATCCACTCAATTTAATGAGTATAAGCTAGCTTGAAAATGCAcagatattaaaataaacaggCATAATGAAACGGAAGGTACTTGAATGTCGGTGTTGTTTACTGTTGTAGCCTCTAGACTTGTATTATTGAATGTAGACATGAATTCtcattaaaatttcattatcaCATTAACCAATCATGAAAGGGAAtcatttggaaaaagaaattgtttcaGCATATCCATAAATCATTGTTGAATGTAATGGAACCAGAATATTTTGACACgctaacaatatatatatatattggaatCAAATGagatttgatattattcttCAGCGTATGTTTTTCCCAACTCCTTTTGGATCTACACAACCCTTACACCTCTCCCTCTCACGTGTTTAGTGGCCACCCCAAAGTGGACAAAAACGATGAGTAGTGAAAAGAACACCAAACATGCAAAGTGCAACAAATCCACAAGCACCGTGAGCGAGGGGAAAAAAGCACAAgggagaaaagagagaaacaaagtTTGCTAAGCCGTCCATACAAAAACTAAGAAatcatttcttctttattttcacTAGCATAACACAGCTTTTTCAAGATACAACATGTTATTGAGGACAGTAGTTAGTTGCAATAAGAAGAAATAGGAACAAACGCAAGCACAAGTAAGAAGACATAGACATGGGATGTAGAGAGGAGGCAGAAACTCTCAAACCATATGGATTCATCCAAACAAACTAGGAAGAGGATCCCTTTAATGCCTCATTTAAGTTCTTTAAAGCCCTGCTGAACGATAAAAACCCCAGGAACCAGAATTCATGTCCATCCTTTGTGACTAAATGAATATCTTTTTCAGACGGGTCGAGAAGATTTGGAGAAGGCCTTAAATTTGCCACCCGATTCAGCTCTATCACCACCTACAAATGGGTAAATACACATGAGATAAACTTCCCCAACTTCCATATTCTACTTGGTTTCCATACTTTTGGTTTTAGtcaaaatgtttgttttaacCCTCTACTTTAAAAAAGTGaccattttaataatttcatttcatttttatttcacttttaaGGGGCCAAAATGATCCCTTTCTAAAATTACATAGACCAAAAtgaagtaaaaacaaaaaatacatagACCAAAGCAGCaattaaaccaaaaacatCTGATAGTTAATTCAATGCCAATATTCCAATTGGTTCAATTTAACAGTATTTAGATACCTAAGGAGATAGAGAGCAGATAAAGTTGTCTTGTGCAATATAATCTGTAGTGTTACTCAAGTAGCTAAGCACGAATCAGGGCTCAAGCGACCTTTTGTAATGATTTGTTTTAGGTTAAAATGTCCTTTTGgtttgttgaattttaatcCATGCAGTTTTaccaaatcttaaatttaatccCCAAAGctagtttattgtttattttaattaaaaaatgttatctGTGACATTTTTAcactaaactttaaaaacatattcaacatattttattttcttgcatgattattatttaatcaatctaGGTAAAAAGAATGAACTTTGAGGGACTAAATTAAGCTTGATTAGATTGTacaagaactaaaattaaacaaacttcaaaGTATGGAGACCACcgtatttcaaagttttcaaccatttttttattcattattcacTCTGTCCTAGGAGTAGAACACATTTTAATGCTTATAATACAGGAAAACTTTAGAGTATTCCACTCAAGACAATACAAAAAGATGAGaaacttaataaatatttgagaaataCTTCTATTTCTGTTATATCAAAACCACAACATCCACAATAGTAATGAGTCGAACATACCTTGTAATAGAGCCACTCTGACTGCCCAGGAGGAGATGAAGAACAATAAAGAGGGGATTCACTACAGAAAGCCAATCTTTTTGTGGTTATGTACAGAGTCCCATTCACAGGACCAGTGGGAGTTGCCAAATAGCAAGCATATGAGTGCAAGTATTTTTCTTCAGGAATAACACCAAATGTATGGTGGAATAATCTTTCAGGTCCTCCTTCAGCAAGTAATTTGGTTCCTTGAACAAACCTGGCCTTTGCAACATCACCAATGCTAGGACTAACTTTTACTGTTGATAAAAGTATATTGCATATTAGGAGCCAATATGTCAACATTCAAGGTATTATTCTCgataaaactaaaagcaaaCGATATTAGAACATAAGAGGCCCTCCAAAATAAGACTGATCTCATTTTACATGTTATTTATCAGCTTCCCTCAATCACGTACCTCCAATGAATGGAGATGTTAATGTTTGGGCTAAAATACTACTTCGATTCTTGCACTTTCAACATGATTTGTTTTTGGTCCTTATACTTCCAACTTTAGTTTGAAGATTTTCaactttggtttattttagaTCTTGTACTTTCATATAATCCTCATGCTTTAAACTTTGGTTTATGTACTTACAACTTTGGttgtacttttaaaaagtgatcattttattcaattcattttttgttttatttaatttttggaaggacaaattttttcaaaactacaaTAACTGAAATGAACcaaagttaaaagtaaaaataaccaaataaacattttaaaattataagaccaaattagtatttaaactatcatttattaaaaacataGTCAATTAGAAACTTGATCCCACATGAACTATTTCACTATTAGGATGTTCATCAATGTAACAAATCATCTTCTATCCGAATAcgaaaaatttgaaacatgtTTGAAAGTGTTTatgaaatgattaaaattatttttgtcattttcaaaatcatcaaCCTGCTTTTTTATGattcaaaaccaaatttgATGGCATCACAAACTGcacttaaaagtaaaattaaacactaaattatatttcagCATCTACGGACACACTGCAgattagttttgaaatggTTAGTCACTCTTCTCATATTCAAAATCACCAAAATCATAGTTTCAACTATGCAAAACCAATTTTAAGAGTAtagtaacatttaaaaatataaattcgaacactaaaaacaaaattaaattgataaagaaaaaaaaaaaaaaaaaaaaactaactgTGATGCCAAACGTTTTCAGCAGCTTCCCCTGCCATTTTCCCATAACCTTCCAATATCTTCCCGCAGCGACCCAATGCATCCCACATCCTATCtcctgaaaagaaaaaattaaagagaacaGATGAAAACGataaaggaaaagagagacaacAATGAAGTGTGGAGTTAAGGGAGACAAACTTTTGGGAGGTTGAGGAGATGAGGATGAGGAAGGAGTGTGTTGAATATAGGGATTAAATTTGGCCATGATGGAGAGATTGAGAGTGGATCCAGAGGGGTTTGAATGGAAGTTTAACCGAGGGGGTGGGGTTGAAATCCCATTTTATGAAGATAAGAATTGGGAATGGGAATTGAGGAAGAGGAGAAGGAATGGAAATGGTATAAAGATGAAGATAATGGAGAATCTGAAGCAGTGTTCATTCTAGAAGATACAAATGGGGATTTGGGGGAGATgagatttgaaagaaaatgaagaaaaggtTTCTGATTCCCGCGTGTGCAAAGTAATGTCCATTCGGGTCAGGTCGGGGTGCGATTCCATCCCCATTTCAATCCTCCCAAATTTCTAACGGAAATCCACGCCAACATTCTCCCACCAAATTACACttcaaaacattttctcaatttttcattcatttaaatgccaaattctaattaaataattaaccaTATCCCTAAATTGTTTATTATgcttaattttacttttcaattttaatttgaagattaattattaaccttaaaaaatgattgatttttttagcaGCACTTccaaaagtacaaaaaaaaaaaaaattaaatcgaattacaaaagtagcaaatttaaaatcgATAAAcatctgatatcactaattacttgtcatatttctcatattttcactatttttttctaaatatctgcaatttttttaaataaaagatataaatataaagcAAATTATTTGCctaatctaaatttaaatatttaagtcaaatatattcattGTCTTCCCCCATGAACAAtcaagtttgaaatttaaatacgATATTtgtacaataataataacaagaaCCTAATATTAAAcaactatataaaatataagtaaaagcTATTCAAGGCGGGAGGGGTCAAGGATGATGCATTTCCTTCCCCATTCCTTTTAGCTCTTggggtttttttcttctacttcctTCTTCATTCTTCGCCTGTCTCCATGGAAAAATTGAACACTTTTATATACAACAATTGGTCAGAGTCGAATTTTTCATCAAATCATCACGAATTGGTcaatttagttattgtttaaaCCAACCTCAACTATAGTGGATTAAAAGGCATTGGTTTTGGTTTGATTGCTCAAGGACAGAATAAGTCGATCTCGCCACATGTCGTTTGCTTCAGCTGTACCATCGGCGTGGTAACGCGAGATAGTTTTCCGATTCACTTTCTTAAGTGGATTGACGTTACACCAAATTATATTGAGCTTGTGAATGACTCTTTATAggtaagttttaaaatcacgtatacatatatgttaattacttgcatatatatatatatatatatatatatatatatatatatatatatagaatccTAATCCATGTgtgcttttcttttgtagCAATTATATGTGTTGGATTTCACAAATCCAGCACTTAATTGGTTTGTTGAGCATTAAATGCTTACCACCTTGAAGGAGTTTAGGGGATAGAATCATCATCATTTCAAGAAGTTCAGTGATCCTGGACAGGCACGTGCCAACTCACCCCCTAGATTGAAGACTCGTGTGAAATATTGACACTTCCTGTGCGACCACTACCTTACTCAACAATTTCAAGTTATTTCAAACTCTTAATGTTCTCAAACGTTagttcatcttttttttatgtaacaTTTTGATTGTTGGCATGTAGGAGTAATCAACGATGAATAGGGCTGCCAGAGTGAAGCAACCCTACAACCACAGTAGTGGTGCCAAGTCGTTTATACAACAAGCGCACGAGCTCAAAGAAAAACGAAATCATCCAATCAACCGAGTAGAGTTGTTCAAGGAAACACACCGCTTGGGATGACCAATTTATTTCGCCAGTGGTTGTAGATGCTCATGTAAGTTTCTCTTATGCTTTGTCTTAGTTTTTTGTGTACATTTCATTTACACGCTTtacttaataaataaaatttttattgtaGAATCAAATGTTGGCCATCCAGTCCTAGCCCACCCTAAAGGATTCTGAACCACTTTCTAGGACGAGATATGCGAGACAGTTTGTGGTAGACGGTTAGGCTACTAAAAAAGTCTTGGTTGGGGGCATCAGGCCAAAGTCCCAACACACTGCTGACAGTTTTTCCTCTACATCTCACGAGAGAGAGATGCACGCTAGGGAGGTTACCAAGCTAAAAACTCGTCTTCAagaagtaaaagaagaaagtacACGGAGGCATGAGGAAAGTGCTCATAAGATGGAAGAAATGAGGAAGATTATTGAAGAACTCACTCGGGCAGCGAGATGACATGACTTCTTCATTTAATGTAcgtaattttgaacttttacgttatttcatttcttattggggtaatatatatttaaactttaatttcatgTCACTGTAGATTTGAAGGCATGGGGGGACTATATCTCTATCACTTAGattagttttttagtttttagtttaggTTATTCATGTAATTTTTCTACCTACAAACGTGtatgtatatttgaattaattttaatatatattcaatttgatatgttattaatttttcgttacctgttttaaaatttcaatcaatttaaatcgAATTCGATcctaataataacaataaataattaaataataaaaaataaaaaattggtaaaaagGCTTTTCCAACGCAGTGGAGGCATTGCAAATTGCAGCATCTAACGACGCAACGTCGTTCCAAGTTATGTCGATGTTGCATCGGTCTTACCTTCACAACGACGTACACAACGATGTCGACATTTGCTTATTGCCGATACATTGACTAGACGTCGGTAAAACACTTTTGTCGACGTCGGTTTTAGCATATGTCGTCGTGATGACCTTATCGGTGAATCATGCATAAGACAAAATCCTATGGTGACGTCGTCTCGTTCCAGCGTCTCCATTACCTTTTACGACGTGCCAGTCACGACACCTGTGCCAACATGCCGTTTTGTGTCGATGTAGCCTTCATCGATGCATAATGGAGTTTTTACGATGCAACGCTACGACGACATAACTAATGCTTCTTGTAGTGCTACGTGAGACTCTACCTATTCAACTAATCCTTCATTAGACTTTTCTCTCCCTACTTTCTTTCCTCCAATCCGATCTCTACTTCTTCTGATCCGATACGATCTTGGCATAATCTCTTCGAGCTCTTACCTTGACTTGCGATTGagatttttgtaaattattctAAATGAGCAAGACACCATTGAGAGAAAAAGATCTCAAATGGGGGATGCTAAAGAGAGATGTGAATGATGAAAAGGAGGAGTCGGGACTGGGCTTGGATTCACTTTCACTTACAGAAGTTGTGTGGATCCATCTCACAACTATATAGCTTTACACAACTCAAGACTTATGAACTCACCCTTAGATGCTCATTAGTTGCATCTTGCTCCTCTTGAAACCCTAAAAACCCTAGTTGCATCTTGCTGctcttctctgttttttttcttcttcttcct of the Cucumis sativus cultivar 9930 chromosome 3, Cucumber_9930_V3, whole genome shotgun sequence genome contains:
- the LOC101215931 gene encoding GEM-like protein 2; this translates as MAKFNPYIQHTPSSSSSPQPPKRDRMWDALGRCGKILEGYGKMAGEAAENVWHHIKVSPSIGDVAKARFVQGTKLLAEGGPERLFHHTFGVIPEEKYLHSYACYLATPTGPVNGTLYITTKRLAFCSESPLYCSSSPPGQSEWLYYKVVIELNRVANLRPSPNLLDPSEKDIHLVTKDGHEFWFLGFLSFSRALKNLNEALKGSSS